Proteins from a genomic interval of Aquila chrysaetos chrysaetos chromosome 20, bAquChr1.4, whole genome shotgun sequence:
- the CAV3 gene encoding caveolin-3 → MAEEQTELEERIIIKDQLTKEIDLVNRDPKRINEDVVKVDFEDVIAEPVGTYSFDGVWKTSYTTFTVSKYWCYRLLSAILGIPLAVIWGFLFALISFCHIWAVVPCIKSYLIEIQCVSRIYSLCIHTFCDPLFEALSKICSNIRVALRKEI, encoded by the exons ATGGCAGAGGAACAGACCGAGCTGGAGGAGAGGATCATCATCAAGGACCAGCTCACCAAGGAGATTGACCTGGTGAACAGAGACCCAAAGCGAATAAACGAGGACGTTGTAAAG GTGGACTTTGAGGATGTGATAGCTGAGCCTGTGGGAACATACAGCTTTGACGGTGTCTGGAAAACCAGCTACACCACCTTCACCGTCAGCAAGTACTGGTGCTACCGGCTGCTCTCTGCCATCCTGGGCATCCCGCTGGCAGTCATCTGGGGCTTCCTCTTTGCCCTCATCTCCTTCTGCCACATCTGGGCAGTGGTGCCCTGCATCAAGAGCTACCTGATAGAGATCCAGTGCGTCAGCCGAATCTACTCCCTCTGCATCCACACCTTCTGCGACCCGCTCTTCGAGGCACTCTCCAAGATCTGCAGCAACATCAGAGTCGCTCTCCGCAAGGAGATCTAG
- the OXTR gene encoding oxytocin receptor yields the protein MEKLYFAGSGAWTLNGSLGNGSLRLENQTSGRNSTTDPLKRNEEMAKVEVTVLCLILFLALTGNLCVLLSIHTTRQKHSRMYFFMKHLSIADLVVAIFQVLPQLIWDITFRFYGPDFLCRLIKYLQVVGMFASTYMLLLMSLDRCLAICQPLRSLHRRADRVSVLLTWLLCLLVSIPQIHIFSLRDVGNGVYDCWADFIQPWGPKAYVTWITLMVYIIPVLMLSICYGLISFKIWQNVKLKTAHGPNVGLSSSSRSGTAFARVSSTRLISKAKIRTVKMTFIIVLAFIVCWTPFFFVQMWSVWDTNAPQEASPFIIAMLLASLNSCCNPWIYMLYTGHLFHDLVRRFLCCSTRYLKSRPACDLSVSKKSNSSSHVLSCKNTSQRSFTQPSMI from the exons ATGGAGAAGTTGTACTTTGCGGGGAGCGGCGCATGGACGCTCAACGGCTCGCTGGGGAACGGCAGCCTCCGCCTGGAGAACCAGACCTCCGGGAGGAACAGCACCACGGACCCCCTGAAGAGGAACGAGGAGATGGCCAAGGTGGAGGTGACGGTCCTCTGCCTCATCCTCTTCCTCGCCCTGACCGGCAACCTGTGCGTGCTGCTTTCCATCCACACCACCCGGCAGAAGCACTCCCGCATGTATTTCTTCATGAAGCACTTGAGCATCGCTGACCTGGTCGTGGCCATCTTCCAGGTGCTGCCCCAGCTCATCTGGGATATCACCTTCAGGTTTTACGGGCCGGATTTCCTCTGCCGGCTAATCAAGTACTTGCAGGTGGTGGGGATGTTTGCTTCCACCTACATGCTCTTGCTGATGTCCCTGGACCGGTGCTTGGCCATCTGTCAGCCGCTGAGGTCTCTGCACAGGAGAGCGGACCGGGTCTCTGTCCTCCTCACCTGGCTGCTGTGCCTGCTGGTCAGCATCCCTCAGATCCACATATTTTCTCTGAGGGATGtagggaatggggtttacgaCTGTTGGGCAGATTTCATCCAGCCCTGGGGACCTAAAGCCTATGTCACCTGGATAACCCTCATGGTCTACATCATCCCCGTGTTGATGCTGAGCATTTGCTATGGCTTAATCAGCTTCAAAATCTGGCAGAACGTGAAGCTTAAGACGGCTCACGGGCCCAACGTGGGTCTGAGCTCCAGCTCCCGCAGCGGGACGGCCTTTGCCAGGGTCAGCAGCACCAGGCTCATCTCCAAAGCCAAGATCCGGACAGTCAAAATGACCTTCATCATAGTGTTAGCTTTCATAGTGTGCTGGACTCCCTTTTTCTTTGTGCAGATGTGGTCTGTGTGGGACACCAATGCTCCGCAGGAAG CCTCCCCCTTCATCATCGCCATGCTCCTGGCCAGCCTCAACAGCTGCTGCAACCCCTGGATCTACATGCTGTACACGGGGCACCTCTTCCACGACCTGGTGCGGCgcttcctctgctgctccacGCGCTACCTGAAGTCACGGCCGGCGTGCGACCTGAGCGTCAGCAAGAAGAGCAACTCCTCCTCCCACGTCCTCAGCTGCAAGAACACGAGCCAGAGGAGCTTCACGCAGCCGTCCATGATTTGA